A stretch of DNA from Natrinema salaciae:
TTAATGGGATATGACCAGTGCGGGATTATAATTGTATCGAAGCTTCGGTGAAAAAACCGCCGGAAAGCGGTGGTGCTCGTTCGTCGGACCTGATAAAAGGGGGGGACGAGCGACGACGAACCGCGATTCGCTACCGAATCCGCTGCGTTACGTCGCTGGCTCCCACCCGCAGACGGTACAGGAGTGAGCGGAAGTGTCGTGGAGTCCGCCACACTCCGGACACTGCTTCTTGTTATACTCCTGCTCCCACCCTACTCGTTCGACCGAGTGACCGCGATCGGACAGGAATTGATCGATGACGTCGTCACCGGCATCGTCGGGTGAGGTTGCCATAAGTGTGTGAACGTACACCACACTATTAAATCGTGTGGTCGCTGAAGATCCTGCCTCCACCGTCGGCGGCCGAACGAATCGGCCGGCTGATCGGCCTAGA
This window harbors:
- a CDS encoding HVO_0416 family zinc finger protein — encoded protein: MATSPDDAGDDVIDQFLSDRGHSVERVGWEQEYNKKQCPECGGLHDTSAHSCTVCGWEPAT